DNA from Lentibacillus amyloliquefaciens:
CTATGCTATTGGTTGAAGAAGAGGATTTGGAATCTTATTTCTTAAGGGTGATTGGGAAGAAAGGGGAAGCGATTCATGCTTAAAATGTGCGCTCTTATATCAACTGAATTCCTGAAGTCCCGAAAATCGAAAGTCATTTGGATAACGTTTATCGCATTTACCATTTTACCCTTAATGGGTGGTCTTTTTATGTTTGTTTTAAAACACCCTTATTTTGCTGAAAAATCGGGATTGCTTGCCGCAAAAGCACAAATTGCTGGAAGCGCTGACTGGCCATCTTATCTCATGCTTCTCTCCCAGGGGATAGCTATTGGCGGGATTTTCGTGTATGGGTTTATAACCAGTTGGATTTTCGGACGTGAGTACACGGATTGTACCGTGAAGGATTTGCTTTCTTTGCCCTTTCCACGGGCCTATGTACCTATTGCTAAATTTATAACAGTATTCATATGGTCAACACTCTTAACAATATGGGTGATTGGGATTGGATTTATCGTTG
Protein-coding regions in this window:
- a CDS encoding ABC transporter permease — translated: MCALISTEFLKSRKSKVIWITFIAFTILPLMGGLFMFVLKHPYFAEKSGLLAAKAQIAGSADWPSYLMLLSQGIAIGGIFVYGFITSWIFGREYTDCTVKDLLSLPFPRAYVPIAKFITVFIWSTLLTIWVIGIGFIVGMVIGLPQWSTNVWQHGLSMLSITFILTILLNPPVAFLACYGRGYLAPLGFIIMTIILSQIVAVIGYGSYFPWAIPAMFSNVSGEGSILELEGLIIIIMTAFIGFAGTLGFWRFADQNR